The genomic window CCGGCCGGCCGCCAGACGGGCCAGCGCCTCGTCACCCAGCCGGCCGAAGACGCTCCCAGCCGCCCGGCCCGGGGCAGTCACCGTCTCCAGCGCCTGCTCGGGCGTTGCGCCACCGCGCAGTTCGCCCGCCAGCGCGGCGCACAGTTCGATGACGGCGGCTGCCCGCGAGCGCTCCTCCTGGATCGCCCCGTGCCGCTCCCGCCACCGACAGCTGGGAAAGATCAGCAGTACCGCGGCCACCGCTGGAATCGGCGAACGGGCGCCGTAGCCGATGGCCAACCCGACTGGCAGCAGCCAGAGCTCGACCACCAGCCAGCGTGGCCGGGGCCAGCCGCAGCCGTAGAACCAGCGCAGCCGTCGCAGGCCGATCCTGACCAGCACCGCGGGACCGCTCGGCCGCCTCGGCAACAGGGCCCCGAAGCGCCGCCGCAGCCGCACCCGCCGGTTCAGCCAGGCCCACGCGCCTGTCGCGATCGCGCCGAGCAGCAGGGCCAGCCCGAGATCCACCTGACGCCCGGTCATCGCCGCCCCCGCTCCACGGCGACGCCGCGCTCGGCACAGCGCCGCACCAACCGCTCCCAGCCCGGCCCCCGTGCGATCGAACCGTCCGGGCCGAAGGCCACCGCGGGAACGGTGGCGGCGTGACCGGCGCGATCCTCGGCCAGCGTGTGCAGTTCGGCGACCCGTCGCTGCCCGGTCCGCTGATCGCGGACCAGATGGATCACCACGTCCAGGGCGGCGCGGAGCTGGCTGTGCAGGGCGAAGCGGTCCAGGCCCGCCATCGACCCCAGCGCTTCGAGGCGGACCGGCACGTCGGCCGCCGTATTGGCGTGCACGGTGCTGCAACCGCCCTCATGGCCGGTGTTGAGGGCGGCCAGCAACTCGGTCACCTCCGCGCCACGCACCTCCCCGACCACCAAGCGGTCCGGGCGCATCCGCAGCGCCTGCCGCACCAGATCGCGCAGGGTCAGCTCACCGATCCCCTCCTGGTTGGGTGGCCGCCCCTGCAGCCGGACCACGTGCGGATGAGCCGGCCGCAGCTCCGCAGAGTCCTCGGCGATGACGATCCGCTCTTGGTGCCCGACCAGGCCCAGCAACGCGGCCAGCAAGGATGTCTTGCCGGCGCCCGTCCCGCCGCTGATCATCAGCGAGAGCCGGGCCCGGACGATGCCGGCGAGCAACTCGGCGCCCCCCGGCGGCAGCGCCCCGGCCGCCACCAACTCGTCCAACGTGAAGGGATGCTGGCGAGCGATCCGCAACGAGAGGTGCGTGCAGTCGCTGACGATCGGCGGGAGCAGCGCATGCAGCCTGGTGCCGTCGGGGAGGCGGGCGTCGACCCAGGGCCGGGCGTCGTCGAGCCGGCGGCCGGCCGCGGTGGCGAGCCGATGCGCGAGGTGACGCACCGCCTCGGCATCGGGAAAACCGACGGAGTTCTCCCGGCACAACCCGCCGCCGCGATCCACCCAGACCTCGTCCGGCCCGTTGACCAGCACATCCGTCACGTCCGGCGCGCTCAGCAGGGCGTCCAACGGGCCCGCACCGACCAGCTCCGAGCGGAGCGTGCTGACGGTCTCGAGCAGGTCGTCGCCACCCAGCGGCAGCCGCTCGGAGCGCAATGCGGCGGTGACCTCGGTGGCCGTGGGCACCGCGCCCGCCTCGGCCAGCCTCAGCCGAACGGCATCCAGCAGGGCCGTCGCGCGCCCCGCCGCCGTCACCCCCGACGCCGCCGCGGCGGCCGGAGTGGTGGAGTGCCGTCGCACCGCCGCGGTGGCCGCTCGCGGCCGGTGCGGCCTCGGGCCCCAGTCGGCAGGCCGGCCCAGGTCGTTCCTGGTGTACGTCGTGCGGGTGCTCATGACGCCATTCCTCCTTCGGTGACGGACGTGCTGGGCAGAACCGCGGCCAGGTACGCGGAACAGAACCGGGCGAGCGGGCCACGAGCCCGTGCCCCCGGTGGCCTGCCGCGCTCCGCGTCGACCGTCAGGCCCGCTTCGTGGGTGATTTCGCCGGCCAGCGGCAGGCCCAGGCCATGGGCGATCTCCGTCCCCCGCAGGCCCACCGGCCCCGGCCACCGGATCACGGCCCGCAGGTCGGCCAGGCGCATGCCGACCGCCGCCGCGACCCGGCCCGCCGCCGCCATCGCGCGCAGCTCGGCGGGCACCACCAGCAGACCGGTGTCAGCCTGCTCCAGCGCGTGGGCGGCGGCCGGATCGAGATGTCGTGGCAGATCGAGGACCACCAGCCCGCCGCGGCGCCGAGCCGCGGCGAGCACGCTGTGCATCGCGATCGGCGAGATCTGCAGCGGACTGCCCCGATCCCAGGACAGTGCGCTGATCTGGTGCAACCTCGGCAGCGCGGCGGCGAGTTCGGCGCCGCTGACCCGGCCTCGCGTACCGGCCAGGTCGGGCCAGCGCAGCCCATCGGCGCTCTCCCCGCCGAGCAGGACGTCGAGCCCGCCGCCCATCGGATCCCCGTCGATGAGCATCGTGTGGTGGCCCGCTCCGGCGGCTGTGACGGCCAGTGCGCAGGCGAGCGTGGAGGCCCCGGAGCCGCCCCGACCGCCGAGCACGGCCACGGTCAGCGCCGGACTGGCAGAGCCCTCCACCGCGTCGGCGATCCGGTCCAGCAGCCAGGCCTGCGCGTCCGGCAGGAAGACCACCTGCTCGGCGCCGAGCTGGACGCCCCGGACCCAGATCTCGCAGTCGTCGAGATCAAGGCCGAGGAGCACCACCCCGGGCCGTCGGGGGAGCTCCGCGCACCGCTTGGACTGGTCGTCGCCGACCAGGACCAGCGGCGCGGTCTCCCAGCGCGGGAGCGGTGGTGCCCCGCCCAGCAGCTGGGGCTGGGCACCGGCGGCTGCGCAGAGCCGGAGCAGTTGCTCCGTGAGTGCCTCGTCCTCGGTCAGGATGAGGGGCCCGGCGGCGCCGGGATCGTCGGACGCCGATCCGTACTGGTCGATGGTGAGTGCCGGCATGGCTGCCTCCCCGGAAGGGATGCCCGCTGACGGACCGTCGGCCGCGCCCGTCGGACCGACGCGCGAGGCGTCGGACGGCGGGCTCCGGGAGAGCGGTACGAGGCGAGCGAGGACGATGGGACCTCGACCGTGCGCCGGCGTCTCGATCGGCGCTCTGTGCCTCATCGGTCCGGGCCCACGGCTTCGGCTCGGCCCCAACCGTGCCGCCTCGTTCCAATTGCGTCAGCGACTCATCATTTGCTGTGGATAACCCGGCCCATGTGGATATCCACGCTCGCCCGATTGGCTCCTACTTCACTCGTGCGAGGAGTCCGCAACAGCGAAATTGACGCGCTTCTGAACACGTAAGCAGGTACCACTCGACCAGCTACATAGAGTGACGAAAATAGCTTGGCATGAGCCTGCCGATCAGATCGCCCGAGGGGATGCTCACCCTCGCCCACGTGCTGGGCACCCCCCGCCAGAGGCCCGAAGAATGGCCCTGAACATGCGACGACCCCCGCCGGGGGGGAGAGCGGGGGTCGTCTATCCACAGCCCGACTCGGGGGGGAGGAGCCGGACCGGGTTAGCACGGTCGCGAACGATCCGTGACTTCCATGGTGTACCCGACCGGCCAGAAACACAAACCAGCACGCCCCCGGGTCCACCGAATGGCGGCGCCCGTGAGACCGCCATCTATCCTCGGTTCTTGTGGACACCACCGAGAACGCCGACATCGCCAACGGTGCCGAGAACTCCGGGCCGCAGGCCGCGCCGAATCCCGCGCCGAGCGGTAGCCCGATTGTCCCGCAGACACCCGAGCAGCCCCCCGAGGCCGCTCCGGTCATCGCGGCGGACGCCGCCGATCAGCCTGCCGAGGCCGGCGCCGGGCACGCCGGCGCACCCCGGACCGTCGCCGGACCCTCGCCACTCGGCCCGGCCCGCACCGCTGCCTTCTTCGACCTCGACAAGACGATCATCGCCAAGTCGAGCGCGCTGGCCTTCAGCAGGCCCTTCTACCAAGGCGGCCTGATCAACCGTCGAGCCGTTCTCAAGAGCGCCTATGCCCAGTTCGTCTTCCTGGTCGGCGGCGCGGACCACGACCAGATGGAGAAGATGCGGCAGTACCTCTCCGCGCTGACCCGGGGCTGGAACGTCCAGCAGGTCCGCGAGATCGTCGCGGAGACCCTGCACGGCATGATCGACCCGCTCATCTACGAGGAGGCGGCGGCCCTGATCGAGCAACACCACGCCGCCGGGCGGGATGTGGTGATCGTCAGCAGCTCCGGGGCCGAAGTGGTCGAGCCGATCGGCACCCTGCTCGGCGCCGACCACGTGATCGCCACCCGACTGGCGATCGAGGACGGCTGCTACACGGGCGAGATCGAGTACTACGCGTATGCGGAGAACAAGGCCGCCGCGATCCGCGAGTTGGCCGGACGCAAGGGCTACAACCTGGCCGACAGCTACGCCTACAGCGACTCGATCACCGACCTGCCGCTACTTGAGGCCGTCGGCCGCCCCTCCGCCGTCAACCCGGACCGCGGCCTGCGCAAGGAGGCCGCGGCCCGCGAGTGGCCGATCCTGGTCTTCGATCGCCCCATCGAACTGCACCGCCGGCTGCCCGAGTTCAAGACGCCCAGCCGCGGTGTACTGGCCGCCGTCGCGGTCGGTGCCGCCTGCCTGAGCGCCGGCCTGGTCTGGCAACTCGCCAAGCGGCAGCGCCCCGTCGCCTGAGCGGCGGGTGGTCCGGCCACCGACCGGGCGGGCCGCTCAGCTCATGCCAAATCGGGCAAAGGTAAAGAATTCGCCCTTCGAGTTCCCTTTGCCCTGATTCCGAGATACAAAGGACTCACGGCCCGCGAGACCCGGAAGGACCCGAAGAGGTCAGACCGACACCGCAGTTCAGGCCCACGGACCGCGTACAGCCTTCGAGCACCCACGTGCAGCCGACCCGCGATCGGGCCGCCGCACCAGGCGAACGGGCAGGATCCCCGCCTGATGGGCAAATCCGGTGCACGCATGGTCACCCGAATCGTTGTACCAGCGGCGACATCAGCAGTCGGGATGTCGCCGCAACTCCGTCCGCCGGCCCTGCCTGCCGAAGGCGGTGCCGCCGGCCTCCGATCAGACCATCCCGCGCTGCATCGCCTCGCAGACCGCCGTGCTCTCCCGGACACCGAGCCGCAACGCCAGGCCGCAGTGCGCGATCCAGCGCGCCAGCCCCTGCGGCGTACCCGAGACATAGCCGGCCAGCGCCTCGCGGTAGGCGGCCGTGCCCAGCTCGACCAGACCGACCTCAGCCGGGCAGATCGCCTTGGGGTCAAGGCCTTCGGCAATCAGCACGATGCGCTGGGCGGCCCGGGCGACCAGTCCGTTGTAGTTCGCGAACGGCCGCAGCGCGAGCAGCTCGCCGTGCACCACGGCCGCGGTCACCAGCGCGGGAGCGCCACCCTGGGCACCCGACGGCCGCGTCGCCAACAGCTGCGCGAGCTGGTCGAGCCTGGCCGCCACCTCGTCCGCCGGCGGCGCGGGCGGCAGGGCCGCCCCGACCCCCCGCTGGCCCTGATCGGCAGACGGCTCGAACTCTCCGAGCAGCGGATCGCCGGGGGCCGCCGCCACGCCCTCCACAGGGCTCAGCTCCGACGGGAACAGCTCCTCGGGCGACTCGCCCGCCCGCCGCGGCCGGCCGGCCGCCGCGGTGGCGGCGCCCGGGCCCGCAGCCGCGCCCGGGTCGCTCGCGGCCAGCAGATGCAGCCGCGCCAGGACCTGCAGCGGCGAGGTCCGCCAGACGCTCAGCAGCTGACCCGCCTCCGCCGAGATCCGCAGCGCACCACCGACCGTGCGCTCCTCGGCGCCCGCACTGAAGTCGCTGCGCCGCCGGACCTCCTCCAGCGGCCAGTCCGCGCCGGACAGCGCCGCCGACGCGCGGGCTCCGCGCAGCGCGGCCTCCCCGGTGACCTCGGGCGCACGGCGGCGCATGACGCGGTGGCCGTAGAGCCGGTCGACGGCCTTGCGGACCTCGGCGACGGACTCGGACACCCCGGGAAGCTCGGCCAGCGGGGCCAGCGGATCAGTTCCAGTGCTCACCTACCCGAGAGTAACGACCCAGGCAGTCCGGGCCGCACAGCAACCCCGTCATCACCCGTTCGAGGCAATCCGCACTTCCCTCCGGCGCGGTGGACCAAACCACGATTACTATGACCGCTATCGGAGACGATAACGATTATCAACAAGTCCGCCGGGGCCCACGCGACGGTCGACGGCGCGAGAGCCGGGAGTCCAGATGAAGATCGCCTTCGTCGGCAAGGGCGGCAGCGGCAAGACCACGCTGTCGGCCCTGTTCATCCGTCATCTAGCCGCCGCAGGACGTCCGGTGATCGCGGTGGATGCGGACATCAACCAACACCTCGGCCCCGCACTCGGGCTGACCGACGACCAGGCCGCCGAGCTGCCCGCCCTCGGCGCCCAGCTGCCGGCCATCAAGGAGTACCTGCGCGGCAGCAACCCCCGGATCGGCTCCGCAGCCGAGATGATCAAGACCACGCCGCCCGGCCGGGGCTCCCGACTGCTGCGCATCGTCGAGGAGAATCCGGTGTACGCCGGCTGCGCCCGCCCGGTGGCGCTGGACGAGGGTTCGGTGCGCCTGTTGGTCACCGGCGCCTTCACCGAGGAGGACCTCGGGGTCGCCTGCTACCACTCCAAGGTCGGTGCGGTGGAGCTACTGCTCAACCACCTGCTGGACGGCCCGGACGAGTACCTGGTCACCGACATGACCGCGGGCTCGGACTCCTTCGCCTCGGGACTCTTCACCCGGT from Kitasatospora sp. NBC_01250 includes these protein-coding regions:
- the ssd gene encoding septum site-determining protein Ssd; the protein is MPALTIDQYGSASDDPGAAGPLILTEDEALTEQLLRLCAAAGAQPQLLGGAPPLPRWETAPLVLVGDDQSKRCAELPRRPGVVLLGLDLDDCEIWVRGVQLGAEQVVFLPDAQAWLLDRIADAVEGSASPALTVAVLGGRGGSGASTLACALAVTAAGAGHHTMLIDGDPMGGGLDVLLGGESADGLRWPDLAGTRGRVSGAELAAALPRLHQISALSWDRGSPLQISPIAMHSVLAAARRRGGLVVLDLPRHLDPAAAHALEQADTGLLVVPAELRAMAAAGRVAAAVGMRLADLRAVIRWPGPVGLRGTEIAHGLGLPLAGEITHEAGLTVDAERGRPPGARARGPLARFCSAYLAAVLPSTSVTEGGMAS
- a CDS encoding ATP-binding protein → MKIAFVGKGGSGKTTLSALFIRHLAAAGRPVIAVDADINQHLGPALGLTDDQAAELPALGAQLPAIKEYLRGSNPRIGSAAEMIKTTPPGRGSRLLRIVEENPVYAGCARPVALDEGSVRLLVTGAFTEEDLGVACYHSKVGAVELLLNHLLDGPDEYLVTDMTAGSDSFASGLFTRFDLTFLVAEPTRKGVSVYRQYKEYARDFDVHLRVVGNKVQGPDDLDFLRREVGEDLVATFGHSEWVRRLEQGAEPPLSSLETENRAVLELLRTEADGAFPLRDPRRYTAQAVHFHLRNAESWGNAKAGVDLATQVDPSFVLGSAAAPHPGTEERLPDQASAAQDAADPAGATV
- a CDS encoding TadA family conjugal transfer-associated ATPase, whose amino-acid sequence is MSTRTTYTRNDLGRPADWGPRPHRPRAATAAVRRHSTTPAAAAASGVTAAGRATALLDAVRLRLAEAGAVPTATEVTAALRSERLPLGGDDLLETVSTLRSELVGAGPLDALLSAPDVTDVLVNGPDEVWVDRGGGLCRENSVGFPDAEAVRHLAHRLATAAGRRLDDARPWVDARLPDGTRLHALLPPIVSDCTHLSLRIARQHPFTLDELVAAGALPPGGAELLAGIVRARLSLMISGGTGAGKTSLLAALLGLVGHQERIVIAEDSAELRPAHPHVVRLQGRPPNQEGIGELTLRDLVRQALRMRPDRLVVGEVRGAEVTELLAALNTGHEGGCSTVHANTAADVPVRLEALGSMAGLDRFALHSQLRAALDVVIHLVRDQRTGQRRVAELHTLAEDRAGHAATVPAVAFGPDGSIARGPGWERLVRRCAERGVAVERGRR
- a CDS encoding oxidoreductase, which encodes MSTGTDPLAPLAELPGVSESVAEVRKAVDRLYGHRVMRRRAPEVTGEAALRGARASAALSGADWPLEEVRRRSDFSAGAEERTVGGALRISAEAGQLLSVWRTSPLQVLARLHLLAASDPGAAAGPGAATAAAGRPRRAGESPEELFPSELSPVEGVAAAPGDPLLGEFEPSADQGQRGVGAALPPAPPADEVAARLDQLAQLLATRPSGAQGGAPALVTAAVVHGELLALRPFANYNGLVARAAQRIVLIAEGLDPKAICPAEVGLVELGTAAYREALAGYVSGTPQGLARWIAHCGLALRLGVRESTAVCEAMQRGMV
- a CDS encoding HAD family hydrolase, with the protein product MDTTENADIANGAENSGPQAAPNPAPSGSPIVPQTPEQPPEAAPVIAADAADQPAEAGAGHAGAPRTVAGPSPLGPARTAAFFDLDKTIIAKSSALAFSRPFYQGGLINRRAVLKSAYAQFVFLVGGADHDQMEKMRQYLSALTRGWNVQQVREIVAETLHGMIDPLIYEEAAALIEQHHAAGRDVVIVSSSGAEVVEPIGTLLGADHVIATRLAIEDGCYTGEIEYYAYAENKAAAIRELAGRKGYNLADSYAYSDSITDLPLLEAVGRPSAVNPDRGLRKEAAAREWPILVFDRPIELHRRLPEFKTPSRGVLAAVAVGAACLSAGLVWQLAKRQRPVA